The genomic segment CCAATAGCTGTAGGTAAAAAATATGCATTTATCATTTTTATCCTGATACAATTCTAAAAAACGATTTCCGGGTGCATTTCGTATTTTATGTTTAATGCTTTCAAAATTCTCCAGAAAATCCGGAATCTTTTCTTCGTGAAAACTCATTTTTACTATTCGAACAAACATGCTTTGCAATTTTAGATTTTAGAGTGTAGATTTTAGATTTGTTGAAAACCTAAAGCGCTACGGGTGCGCAAAAATACCAAAATTGATTTGTTCTTTTTATTAAAAAGTAAAATATTATAATGCTAATTTTTGACACAATATTGTCATTCCGAGGAACGAGGAATCTGCGTACGCAGCTCGATAAAGATTGGCGATTTTGATTGTAGAGTTACTTGCGCAGATTCTTCGTTCCTTGGAATGACAAAAAAAAGAAAAAATCAGTTTAAATCCGCGTTTTCACGAAGTGAATCCGTGTCATCCGCGTGCCATTTTTGCGTTATCAACAAATCTAAAATCTGCAATCTAAAATCTAAAATTTCTACAAGAATTTAATCGTAATTACATCACGATAATTCAATCCTAATAAGCTATTTGCAGAACCAACTTTTGAAGGATTACTCCTAAAAATGGCAATTTCAAGAAAACCGGCTTCGTTAAAAACAGCCAATTTTTCACCTTCATAAGTTTTAATCGGATATTTATCTGAAGTTGCGATTGCGGAGTAATTTGGTAAAATAGTTTTGATACTTTTAGGTTTCATCACAATTTCATACGGACGCCCTTTAGCTATTTCTAAAAAGTATTTTTTAGA from the uncultured Flavobacterium sp. genome contains:
- a CDS encoding antibiotic biosynthesis monooxygenase family protein encodes the protein MFVRIVKMSFHEEKIPDFLENFESIKHKIRNAPGNRFLELYQDKNDKCIFFTYSYWETEEDLENYRQSELFDSVWNFTKKLFNAKPEAWSVDKLVSLN